The window ACCCTATTCTACAAGTTTATAAAACCCACGGTTCTTTTGTGTTTTCGGGAGTCTGAGGCGTGAGTTATGTAGTTAATTAGGGTTTTAGTTCcactttaatatttaaaaaaattaactctttattttaaattaaatcacaacttttattaataatttaaatgccATGATCAATaattaaatcccaaaattttgaaaaatgatatttaaaaatacttaaaatcatattcggctaataaattaaatactaaccaaaataattaattaaaacataatataattataaaaatattatatctcAAGTGAAAGGAATTAAATCCCCTACTTTTAAAACTTTGCTAATTAAAATGCttaacattttttatttcactcgataaattaaatttaagcttGAAAtgctaaaatttcataaaccattttaaataaataatttattggcttaaaataaaaatataacatttagtTTTAGCATATCAATCGTCTCTGATCTCCTTTCTCGGTCCGGCATCGACTATTTGCCTGAAAAGttaaaactcgagaaaatattttaaattacataaaaataaacatatagatatttaaaatgatttaaacaTACATCATGCATCGCCTAactccttaattaattaattaacactTATAATCATACATGAAGTTTACGTTTACTGGCTTTTGGATACTAAAGTTTCTCTAGTTTCTTAGTGGTTGATTGCTTGTGGATGCCAATTTCTAAGTTATTCAGCTTTGGCTCTGTTTGGGGATTTATTTGTCAGCATAAATGATAATCACTCAATAATACACTACCAATATATGTATATAGAATATAAGTGGGTTGGCATGGCTGCGAATTCACACCATTGGGAGAGAAAATCATTACcataaacaataataattattatgtaTAAAAGGTGGGTTTATTAAAACGCGTTACCCGCCCACCATTATGTTGTTGCTATCAAATACCACCGTCTTTGGTTTTGGATCTTTCAAATCATTCTCGCGCTTCTAGCCCCGTTGACCGAGTTTAGACCCACCCATAACATGTTTTACTTGGTTTAAACTTATCCCAAATAAGGTGGTTTGATGCGGGGTCAAGTTTAAACCCGATCGATTGTCATCTCTATTCAATACAgagcttcatacggtgccaatCATATGCGGTTATGGTACCAGCTATTATTGTAGGCGAACTCGATCATATGTAAGAGTTCACTCCAACTCATGTCACATGCTCAGAGTGTATCATCGAGAGGTTGTATGGTCCTCTCTATATGTCCATCCATTTTTGGATGGTATATCATGTGGAGTGTGACCTTATGCTCATAGGTTGTTGAAGCTCTTCCAAAATAtagatacaaatcttggatccaTATCTGAAACTGAAAGAATGCTTATTAGTACCCTCATGTAGCCGCACAATGTTGTCAATGTACAAAGTTTTCAATTTGTCAAGGATATAATTAATGTGAATAAGTAAAAAATATGTGGATTTAGTAagtgtgaggcccggggccgaagagggcggggggtgatcgccggtgccatgaagTTGCagggacaatgagcggctcctggcaggcttctaggcggagggaacatgaatgaaccgatcttacaccggaaggaggggGATTCTGAAACTGTTCAAtataatggactgtacagttgaagagggcttaaaagatttgatatgtactactcatatcaataagatgcatcttctttttggtagcttatcacataagaactccaaagttaagcgtgcatgACTTGGGggaattctgggatgggtgacctcctgagaagtttcctagggtgcgtgtgagtgaggacataatcacgctggaaagactcgtattggtacagtgaggacagtcgtcgaatctggggcattATAGTAAGTTTATCCATGATTACCAATTTTTCATCATAACTTTGACGTGTCCTAGGGAGTTCTACCATGAAATCTATGAAAATATGATCTCATTTTTACTTCTAAATTTTCAATGGTTGTAGAAGTCTTCCATGTCTTTGATGTTCGACATCCACTAGTTGGCACACTAAACATTTCGAAATGAAGTCAGCCACACTTATCTTTGTCTCGTTCCACCAAAAGTTTCTTTTCAAGTCTTAATACATTTGGTGTTTTGGGGATGGACTGAGAATTTGAACTTTTGTGCTTCTGAAAGTACTTCCCGCCAGAGGATTTCAGTATCATGCACACATAATCGTTCTCTCATCCAAAGTATATTGTCATCGTCCACCTAAAATTCAGAAATGTTCCCTTTCTCGACTAGATCTAAAGATTTTCCAAGTTTGGATGACTTATCTTGATGATCTCTTGCAGAGAAGGTTGAGTCTTAAGAGTTGTTAAAATTCTTTTTCTCGTGctctttcgactcaaggcatccacACCTTTATCACTTGGTGGTAATTGATTGTGAGATCGCAGTCTTTCAAGAGCTTTATGCATTTTCTTTACCTCGTATTTAATTTCTTCAGCCTACACAAACACTTGAGGCTATGGTGATTTGTAAGGATTTCACATTTAACTGCATACAGATAGTACCTCTATatatttaaggcaaaaactatCATAACGAGTTTGAGATTATAAGTAggataatttttctgaaaaggTCAAAGTTGCTTTGACGCGTATGTAATAACCCAACCTTCTTGCATAAGAACACTATTGAGACCGCCTTTTGACATCATTGTATGTGCTAAAACATTTACCTTCAGTGGGTAATATCAACATTGAGGTGTTGCTAGTTTTTGTTTCAATGTCTAGAAACTTTGTTCCCATTCTGCTCCATTCAAACTTGAAGTTCTTTTATGTGAGTTTCGTTAATGGTATAACAATCGAATAAAATCCATTAGTGAACTTTCTGTAATATCAatcctaaaaaactttgaatgTCAGTTACAGTTTCGGCTTTGGCCACCCCTCTAAAAATCGTGCCCAACTAAAAAcctttcagaaaaaaaaatcataattaagacTGAAAACCCTAAACTCCCATTGTGATATTAGGTTACGAGGTTTCAAATCGGGGTTGGGAAGTGGGTTTAGAATTAGGGATTTGAGTCTAAATGAGGTTTTCTTctaaaagacttttaaatggaCTCTATTTTTGGAGGGTCCGTTACTTATGAATGTCCCAATTAACGGTGAGTACCTAACTGGGCAACGTTAAATAAAAAGAAGGAACTATATCGGCAAGTTGAAAAAGTTAGGGATTGAATCGAAAATGAGATGAAACTATAAGGATGCAACGATAATATATTGAATAACGTTAGAGTTGGCTCGACTGTTTTAGCATATTCGGGCGCAAgatttaaattcaataaaaagattCACATAAttccttcaaaaataaaattaaatcatataaacatttttacatgaaatgaaaaaaataaataatgaatgaTTTATACATTTTTGTACAAGTTCTCCATCATCCATTGAACTGTCCCTAAAAACTCTCCTTGATCAAGATTCCTAGAACTCTCCAAATCAATCGCCTGAGACAAGTTAAATGAAGAGAAATCATGCAAAACAAATCTGTAACCTCAAATCAAACATGGTATAAAAAGGAAAATCAAGAAACTGGTTCTTGGAAAACAAAAATCCTAGTTGAAAATTATCTCTGGATTCCTCGGCGGGGGCAATGCTAAAGCAGCTAAAGTTGCATTGATGCTGGACATATCGAGTTGGTACCCCCCAGCaaagatttaaaacaattcgAGTGTCACTTTGAGCTTATTCTGTTTCCATTTAGGCAACTTGTAGAAAGCATCCTTAGTCATCTCGAATTTCTCCTTGAATTCTTGTGAGGACAAATATTTCTGTAAAACATGATTTCCAAAGGTGAGGCGAACATTAACCGACATAGGATTGTCAAGTCAATAACTTCATATGCACTTACCTCACGCTTGGTAACGTCAATATCTTCAACAGGATCAGTTGATGTAGTAGTGAGACGCTCATACGGATATACTGAAAGTTCTTCGTCCTCTTCAGCTTCACCCTCCTTCATGTCTTCTAGGATTGTCTCTGGCTTCGGTTTTGGCGAGTCCTTAGAGTTTTCGTTGGCATTGGTCTCAGATTTTGAGTTGGGTAACTCGGGGCTCACTTTAAcacaaaacgaaatattttgattaacaTATCAAAACATCTGTCTTATCACATAATTTGAAGGCCCTTACGTTACTTTTGGATTTAAAAGTGTTTTTTCAAATGGAAAGAAAAAACGTTCCAGTTTTTACAAATTTAACAGTGTTTAAAAAGTCAAATTAAGAAGCTGAAAATTGTGAATTTATGCCTTCAACTTTACCTTCTCTTAGGAAAATATGAAGAACATTTTTAACACTATCCAAACATAAATTTCCTAAACTTTTCTCAAACATTTTACAAAGACAATATTAATAATGTCTTCTTTAAGCTAGTTGCTTATATATCCCAGCTAGTAGCTTATATATCCCACCCAACCGAGTAATTGTACCTTTGACAGAGCGTGGAATGGTGAAGTCTCGAGCAGTTGCAGGTTGTTCAAAACCTGCACTTATCAAAGCTATAGCTGCTGATCTTGAAGTCGGTTTTGCTGAATCCAGGTTACCGGATTTCGGAAAAAGTCTTGTCACCATTGGAGGAGGAGTTGACATATTTCTTGCATTTGTATTTTCAAAGTTAGCGGCTAGAGCATTAAACGCAGGAGACCTGCCTCTTACACGAACTTTATCAGGGCTAAATGATGACACACTTCTAGAACGCTGAGATTTTTCGGGTGCAGCAAATCTCCCACCATAGGAGATGGCTGTTCTCCGTTTAGACTTCTGTAGTGCGAAACCACAAAAAGTAAAAGAAGGAAACTTAAATATATGAAGCAATAGTGAAAATAATCCAACGCATAACAAGAATCTGCTCCATGTCTCTTTCTCATCGTGTAAAACATTAACATTTCATACGGATAAAATATTGGTCcctaaaatttatttctaaaacaTATATGATCCTCCATTTTAAACGTGAAACAATTTTGGTCACTGATATTGTGAAAATGGGACACGCTACGTGACTTCACACGAAGTTCAGTTCTCAGCGGCAACACTGGCATATGATGCATGAATGAATGTTGTTGGCCTAAAATTGGGGGTTTATATGCTAAAACAAATACAATGCCCCATGTTTTACAGATAACAAGCACCCCCTCATCTTAGTTTTGAGAGATGTCTCTTAAATTAAGCGGAATTGTGGAAAAAAGCTGACCAAGAAATTGATATATAACCATATAAGAAATTAGGGTAAAACCACATATCAAGAGCTCAAATTCAGGCTAAAGATTATTTTGACACCGTGTTTAGGTCGGGACACTAACTGTTTTCTTTTGACAAGAGAATGGATAAATATACTTCTTCTATGACCAAATTCGTTTAATTGAAAACATTACAGTTTCAAACAATAAAAAACTtaggataaaaaaatatagccAGACGTTTAAAATATCTCGAATGGCCTGATGACTTGAAACGTGGTGTATAAATCGACAAAActgtaaaaacattttcataaagcaAAACCATTTGAGCAATGGTtcgtgaaaaagaaaattcaaaacgAAAAATAATAAGAAAGCATAACGAACGTGAATAACTTGCACATTAAGAAGAAAAGGAAACTTACAACTGAAATTGCTGAAATGCCATGCAAAAGaactgaaagttttctttggaAAGAGTCTCCATGCATCTGTAAAAATCACAAGTTACTAAGTTTTCTTCTAAACCTTTCAAATTTCAATAAGTGAActcaccatggattttgtagaGTCCCACGAGAAAAAACGAGTAAAAAATGTTGGCTCAGAACCTTctgttattatataaattggAGTATGTAGAGATAATTTCTCGAGAAGAAAATCCCGCTCCAAAAATTTCTGTTGAGAGAAATAGCTGTTAatgttaaattgttttaaagcataaagGACCAAGATCCAGACTTGATAAAATAAGTCTGTACCAAATAAAAGAATCATACCTCCCCAATATTTAAGGCATTCATCTTTTTCGTGGACCGCACCTGTTGCCCGACCCAGACATAAATGTCCGAGTGGCAGTGAAGAATGAATATATCCTCAGTCATCAGATCGTCTTGGTTGAAATTGTATACCTCAGTCACCTGAAATAGAGATTATGATTCAAAGTCGTACAGGATTTTCAACTTGTGGAGAATGGAAGGAAACATTGTCAAGGAAAATGACAATTTTGGTGTACTCTTCATGAAAACATCGATGTCAGATGAGAGATGCCGAAAATTACATTATCTTGCCACACATAAATAATGTTGGGCACCCAACTCTAATGGAGAGTAGATGGATGGTAATAAGGTTCTAATCACATTTTTCTAAAAGATGATAAAGAAATACGAGAGATACACACCTCGAGCTCTTCTGAAAATCAGGCGCAAATTCGGCAGAGTAATACAATAAACAAAGTAAACAtgttagtttaattaatttgcaTTAATAAACAACTTCGAAAACATAAAGTTCAGTAACAGAAAGATGCAACACCATTTAATAAAGTACATGAGAACAGATGAGGGTCGGTTTCAGCTTCTCTTGCAATTTTTTGGCTCGAATACTCCAATTTTCCACCTAACAAATCCCAAAACTGCTCGGATTCTGTACCTTCTTTTTGCAGCTTAGGCTGCATATTTGGCTGCAGGGACAAAGTGTGACAAATAAAGGACATAACATACAAATTCAACATCGAATTTCAGGGAATAAATGCATGATCACAGTTACTAAATCAATTACCTAATATGTGTTAAGATATAGCGTAGAACAGATGTTCAATTTAACTGCTAACCGACCAGTAGTTAGGTTCTATCATTTTGGCaacttgttttttaattttttaaaaaccggtGAGTTTAGTATGGTTGCGGCTATCTTTCTTCAAATCCGAAGCAACCAAATAAAACTTATGGGGAAAATTTTGTTTCCACACATTCAATTCGGAAAGTTCAGCTATTGTGATTATTCTCTATTCTGGTTCTATTAATTTGGTTTTTTATGAAAGTTGGACTTGTGTAGAAGTACAATTCGCTTAGTTTAGtttcaataaaaaatttggTTGGTTCGATTAGTTCGAAAATCAGAGGTTTATTATCAGTCCGCTTAGCTCGAAGAATTAGCTAGGTTTATTTGGTTATTAGAATTTGGTTTGGTCACCCTTGGTATGATACAGAAATTCTACAAACCATCAAATAATATTGCTTTTATATCCTCCCAAAAAAGGATGACATGACTACAAATTAAATCTCATTACTGCAGAAATTCGATTAAATTTAGTGTGCGACACTTAAAATAAAAGATCAATAACTGGTTTTGCCCAGTGTATTTTGTACATActtttgatttatgaaattttttactTTATTGATCATTGATTAAAGAAAAAAGATCAACACAGCTATCAAACCTTTATGAGATCCAACAGCCTCTCGACGAGTTCCTGGTCTTCAGGAGACGTAATACTTCCAGACCAGGTAAAGACCAAGGACCCACTGAGTAGTATGTAACAGTACGACGAGTTCAATGATGATGCCACCTGGATCAAATGAATAACGAATTAACACTCTCTGTTGTAtgaatatacaaaataagcAGGTTATAAAagattatgaaaaataaattccaggatatattttttgtataaattgGCAGCATACTAGTTCAACTTGAATCGCTTGCATATTATCAGGCCCGCTACCCTGAACTCGAAATAATGCTAGCCCATCCTCTGCAAATGTATTATCAGGAAGTTCATTCACGGCCATGTGATTCTTGAATCCTTCACTAAGACCACCCTGTGACATGACgacaaaatatttcatttcctATGATATAGAACGAAGTAAAAGAAATTTCGtatcttttcatatttttgcCCTCTCAAACCTTGAAGACAATGAAACTCTGAAAAATGGCGAAGAACTGGATCGGTTCATTTCCTTCATAGATGCAAGCCTAGAAATAAAGAGTAAATATCTGTCAATATAATAATCAAGATGTAATTTCGCATTAGAAAAAACTAGAAATGGAGTGATCAAGGAAACCAATGTACCTGAGTGGGTAAAAACTTCAAAGACTCCACCATCTTGCTCGCCTGTAAAGTTGCACCTTCTCTATCTATCTATGTATCGTGAGTAATATTATCAGTAACTCATGAATAATATCCAATGAGTTTTTCAAATAGACAACGCATGCCttcaaaaaaattactaaaGATGATAGCTTTGGAAAAATTATTGTGATATTCTGATCACGGAAGGAAACTACTTTTGAACGTGGAAAATGTAAATGCTGTTGGTTTTTTTATCAGTAACAGGTAACCTGGGCAACAAATTTTCCAGAATTCCTTGAAAAGCATAAGCTTACAATTTACAATGAGATTTTcctttatttgttgtttttctcCACTTCAGGGAGTATATGAGAATTCTCAAGGAAAATAACAGACGAGAGTGCATTTTCTTAAGCAAGTTTAGGCTAACTTTCGATATCTCCTCCGAGTTGACTATAAAACTCGCAAAAGAATGACTTTTCctatattttaaatgtaaacCTATAGTCGGCTAAATAAACTCACTTTATATTCAAACATCAAGAAAGAAATTAAGACGTCACCTCTACACTTTGCTTCCCAAACCATGTCCCAATGAGATGGTCCTCCTTTCCTTCTCCAGGATAAGAATAGTGAAAGATATAGCAATCTCCGCTGTAAAATTT of the Primulina huaijiensis isolate GDHJ02 chromosome 1, ASM1229523v2, whole genome shotgun sequence genome contains:
- the LOC140982477 gene encoding villin-4-like — protein: MSVSIKDLDPAFQGAGQKAGIEIWRIENFNPVAIPKSSHGKFFTGDSYVILKTTTTKNGALRHDIHYWLGKDTSQDEAGTAAIKTVELDAALGGRAVQYREVQGHETEKFLSFFKPCIIPQEGGVASGFNHVVAEAHQTRLFECKGKHVVHVKEVPFARASLNHDNIFILDTESKIFQFNGSNSSIQERAKALEVVQYVKDTYHDGKCEIAAIEDGKLMADADSGEFWGFFGGFAPLPKKTTTNECKNSDVTSPKLFCIENGEAVHVEADSLTRELLDSYKCYLVDCGTEAFVWMGRNTSLATRKAASKAVDEVVLRGLDRSKCHIISVIEGFETVLFRSKFDSWPRSNNVSVSEEGRGKVAALLKRQGVNVKGLLKSESPKEDHRLYIDCTGDLQVWRVNGENKSFLPASDQSKFYSGDCYIFHYSYPGEGKEDHLIGTWFGKQSVEIDREGATLQASKMVESLKFLPTQACIYEGNEPIQFFAIFQSFIVFKGGLSEGFKNHMAVNELPDNTFAEDGLALFRVQGSGPDNMQAIQVELVASSLNSSYCYILLSGSLVFTWSGSITSPEDQELVERLLDLIKPNMQPKLQKEGTESEQFWDLLGGKLEYSSQKIAREAETDPHLFSCTLLNEELEVTEVYNFNQDDLMTEDIFILHCHSDIYVWVGQQVRSTKKMNALNIGEKFLERDFLLEKLSLHTPIYIITEGSEPTFFTRFFSWDSTKSMMHGDSFQRKLSVLLHGISAISVKSKRRTAISYGGRFAAPEKSQRSRSVSSFSPDKVRVRGRSPAFNALAANFENTNARNMSTPPPMVTRLFPKSGNLDSAKPTSRSAAIALISAGFEQPATARDFTIPRSVKVSPELPNSKSETNANENSKDSPKPKPETILEDMKEGEAEEDEELSVYPYERLTTTSTDPVEDIDVTKREKYLSSQEFKEKFEMTKDAFYKLPKWKQNKLKVTLELF